The genomic DNA AATTGCATTTCAATAGATGCCACTCATGCTTCTGAAAGCCAGTCACTCCTGTGCACAGCATCCAAAACATTATATTACAGCTCAGCCAGAGGccatagaaattatttttcctgttgttaATTTTATGGGTCTCTGCTACAAGAAATTCAGTTCAAACTCATGTAATGGGATTGTATGGTTTAATCCATAGATACGGTGTGGTGTATCCTAAAACACAGTTCTGTAGATGGGAGACTAAAGATCCATTCTgacatattaaaaaagaaaaaagaaaaaaggttctGGGGATTcgaaataaaaaaatgcatcacATCACaacactgttttctcctcacCAGGTCCCAGTGTCCAAAGTTTGTGTATGCTACTGTGAAACACACAATAGCTGCTATTTGCCTTAACAATCCACACATTGCAGTAACAGCATATGCAGCTGTAGTATTGAGCAGAATTGCTACAAAAAGCCAATTTATATTCCTCAACTTACAGtaattggttttttttgcttcaaaaaaGATCAGAATTGCACAAATGTCCGCAGAAATCCAGCTTAAGGTCCAGAACCTTGTACAAGCAGAAACTGCTTTAAACATGACTGCAACATAAAAATGACATCATTTATCAGTGAAAAGCTATACTGTTTGCTCAGTAAACTCATTTCAAAGTCAAGCTTTGCGTCAGTGAACAGCTGATCTCACTGCAGCACTAAGGCCTGAACAGCAGGCTTCACACCAAAGCTCACTCCTCGATGAGTCTCACAACCCAGCATTACCCACCATCAGCATCCAATCAGTAGCAAAATATGTACCTTGGACAAAACATCTCATTAGCAAGACAAGTAGCTTAGATAAAGTGTCATGAGAGTGTATTAACCTTTCCCTGTGTAGAAGCACACTATCAAGGCCTATTAGTACACAAACTCCCTTGGTTCCTCCTCAAGccttggccaggctggaggTAGAATCCAAAGGGagaatgaaagcagattttccCACCTAATTatcacttaaactggcttatTCAACAATATGAAAGCTGCACCCTCTTGCAGTGAAGTTGGAGACCTCACCGTTGAGCAGATGCACTGCACAGGACCTCCCAGTGGCTCAGGAAGGTTCTCCAAATGCACACTGCAAACAGGGCTGCCCAGTGACTGTGAAAGTGTGAGGGCAGTAGGTGATGCATCCTTCTTGATCATTATCACTGCCCTCCTTTAGCAATGGTgagctgcactgctttgctctgtaTTATTCTTGCTGTATTGTTTCACTTACTATTTCATCGCCTTAAACTTAAGTGAAGATAAACACACTTCAAGTTGATGCCTGTGACCTTTGTGCTGACCCTGTCCACTGGCAAAATGATCTGACATGCAAATAACAGACATGTTTGTGGTATTACCACACGGCAAGGTCTCCCCAGGATACCACTAACCACTCAGTGCCTTCCAGTCCTTTGTGTCAGACTGTCAGATTTTGCAAAACGCTCCCTCCTTTCAGTGAggtgtatttttaataatatatgaAGAAGGCATAATAAGCATCCTGCCTGTGCTACTGTGTAACCAGAATTGGATTTGCTGCCATAAtatcaattaaaaaattacaataactCCTATTACAGAACAACTCGTTCCATGCTAAGATTCCAGAGGTGATCAGGATCATGAGAGAACACAATGTCTGCTCTGGAAAACGATTCCTGGGAAACAGAGGACAAAATTCAGgatttgcagaaagaaaagcagcaatacGTGTGGATTTTTTGTTCAGACATTTTCGTGCCAGTATTGACTGAGATGCAAAGCTATCTTTATCCCTTAATAAATTTCTAATCCTAGCCGCTATGTGAACCAATGCAAATTTGAAAGCCacaagcaaaaagaacaaatcaGCTCGTGACTGCCATGCAAGAGGCAAGGGGCTCATTAAGTCTGGAGGAAGGCAAACACGGAAGCATTTGTAATGCATGCTTTCATGTGACTTAACCAAAGCTTCTAACAGCCATCAGACCAACGGGGCTCTGCAAGTTTTAAATACTTTGCCTTGCATTCACGTACAGTTTTGATCAAATagtttctccttttaaaaaaaaaaattatctcaaGTGATTAAAACACTTGAAAGACACCAATATAGCCAAGAGTGTAGTATTTTAACTGCATATGTTTATCTTTAAATCAATTCTTCAGATGGACTCATCTGTGTAGTTCTGTGAGGTCATTAAAGTCACCGACACATGGAGTGAACAAATTTAGAATAAGAactgtactttaaaaataattatttatctgcaatgcagaatattttaatacagaattaCAACTAATTAGTTAATCAGAATTAATACTACCCAGAAATTTACATTTTGGGTATTCTCAAGTTAAACGTAAAGTGGAAACCATCTGACCATCTCATCTTTATCATGAAAGAGGACCTGAAATTTTACCTGCAGCAGTCAATCAATAGAGACTCAGCTACATATGTTGacattttccattaaaactAAGGCGTAATTCTGCTAAGTAGAAAAGCCCAACTTATCCCTCACATTACGTGTGTGAGCTTGGCTGTCCTTCAGGGCATTCATCTCAAAGGTGTGTTTGTagcacagcagctggcagcaagaAGGCAAACTTCCTTTTTGTACTCTAAACTTCAGGTAGCATCTTAAAGAATGAATATATTTCACCCTCTGTTCTTCCCCATTGACCATCAATTTTTCTCAGATCAAAACTGGATTAAACGAATCTGAATCCTGACATTTGAACGCACAACTTCCTTACTGCAAGTAATACCAATATGCTGAAACTCTCAAATGCTGTACGTGTCTATGGCAATTCTCAGATTGCCCATGGAAGTGCCCTACTGCCTATTTTCTGTGGAAGTGCATCAAAAGCAGGAGCATTGTAGGGTATCATCTCCAGGTTACTGACAAGAGGCCTGAGGAGCCACTGCAGCTGATGAGGTATAAGCAAATGgctaaaaaaattcttctctacTTCTGGTAACAAGCAACTATTGTTCATATGTGTGCTACACATGACCAAATGATTGCTATTACTCATGTCAGAGAAGGCCATAAAGTGCTGAACACAGAACTGAATCTCAGGCTTTTCTGTTCAAGAGGACTTGTTTCCACATGTTCCATGCAGAACAAACACACACCTCCCTAAGCTACAGATCTACCAGCAGTACATTAAATAGAAGGGCTGAAGAACATTATGTATGATACAAAGTCTCCCCTCTCAATGCTTCCAACAAACCGGCAAGATGACTTAATGCTTCTTGAAGGAAAATGCATCAGCCTTTTGGCCACCTTCTTATGtcaaaaaggaacaaaagagtCTTTAGTAAACTGCACGTAAACACGAATTATTAACTAATGATACTCCTAATGACAGTTCCTCTGTACTTGACCATCACTAAGTAGAATATTAAGACACAGGAATCAGGTACAGTAGGAAAAGTGAATGACTGatgaaatgggagaaaagaTCAGGTATGGACGAGTCACCAGAACACTTCCATAAGCTAAATGTTGTCATACAGTTAATAAAACTATGGCAGTACAAGATGAAGCATCAAACTTCATTCCATGCAATCCCCAACTCCaagggacaggcagcagattcagcAGGAAGCAAAGCAGACTTTGGGAATGACTTCAGAGACAGACACTGGACAGATGAGATCTTGGCAAAAAATCAAGAATACAAGAAAGGAAGTTAGAAAGAAATGTCAAGCATTAAATAGAAAGATCTAGAAGTTAACACCATAGAGCTTACAATTGAAATGAGTACCTTACACAAGAGACATCACTAATACCAAGAACAAAAGAGAGCAGAAGATACAGTCTACAGAAGAACGTCTGCATGCAACTGGAAAGTATCAACAAAAAGAGCACATACATCAAGTAAATAAAAcagaggagacagcagcagGTGCCAAGGGTGGCAGACAGAGCAGAACATACAAAACAAGAAGCACGTCTGGGATTAAGCCACAAACAAATCACCTGTGACCTCTGAGCAGTTCAGTCAACTCAAACATCAGAAGGAAGGTCGGAGGAGATCAGTGAAAGTGTGGGTGGACATAAACTCAAGGCAGTACAAAAATACACcactaaatattttgaaagaactgAGAACAGGAGGCAGGACTGCAGTTAAAGGGCAACTTATACTGTGAAGAACACATTTCTAATTAGATTTCTGAAACAAGCACGTATTTCcaatgaagagaaaaggaataaaagtagTTCACACAAAATAGAGGCAGAACCTAAGGGGGGGGtttacaaacagcagcaagcgTAAGCAATTAAGTTAAGAGGAAAGGATGGTGacactcagcagcagaaagtaGGTAGGAGACTTCTAAATCTTAAGAAGGATTGGAGGAAGGAGTTACAGCTATTTTTAAGCCCACTGGTTTGAAGCACAGCTAACACAGTTATTCAACATCAGCACACTCTGACATTTTAAGGAAGCACTGCATTTCcaaaatgcattgttttaaatTCCTGCAGGAGAAATTTTAATGTACTTATAATTCACTTTTACCTTTTTATCCCTGCCATCTGGAAACAGTTATGGCTGTTAAAACCTTCCGCTAccaggagagaagaggagggaaaacaaaacagaaaaaaacaagcaggttTCATACAGCCTCCTCCATACCAGGAAGTCAATGCAAATTGGGAATGATTTGCTACCAGCTGTTAACCTTCACCTGAGAGCTTATTTTAGGATTGAGTGGCAAGCTGTAGCTGTAGAACACAAGAGTGAGGGggaaacagaaaactgcagctCGTTCCCATTTGCAGTTACAATGTTTAAACCTCAAATTActtagccaaaaaaaaaaaaaaaaaaaaaaaaagtaaaaaagtaaaaagcaaaactttatCACCAGATTAATTGTTCATTTGTTGTGTCAGCCTCTCACCTTATATTTTCAATGTTATACCAGTTAAAAGCTTGTGGTATGGAGCCCATCTTTAGGAAAGTCTAAAACATCACATCTAACATTAATTGTTAGGACAATCCTGCCCTTGTTCTGCCCCAATCTGAACCCATTTGACACACGTGTTAAAAGCAAACTGATACATAATAGAGATGCTGTACGTGAACTTTGTGCAGTACAAAAAAACACTTCACATTGCCAACAGAGCTGAGATAGAACACAGCCCTAACATCCCAGCAACCTCACTGCCAGGACTCTCAAAGAGCAAACTCAATTATGCTCATTCACATATAGCTCCAGAGCTTTTCTTAGTTTGGCATTCACGTCCTGTTACTGTTACAAACTCCGACATCATACCCACGTGCACCTTCTGCTGCACCTGAGACACCCCTGGAGCTAAAGAAAAGCTGATCCTGCCTCAATACCAGGATTTCATAATATGGCTGTCAGACTCCCTTTTTCCCCTGTCCTCATCAATCACTTTAAGTAACTAGATGCACTAGATTCACCCCTAAGCATTTTTTATCCAagagcaatttaaaataaaaaacgTGTGTGTTATTAAACTTATTATTTTAACATCCAAATCAAAGCTATCTTCCCACCTGAATGAGTACCAAGAAAATAGTTAtcagagggaggaaaaggaaattgcattttaaaaacagagattcCACAAGCTAAGTTGGCTCTGGCAACAAGGAAAAAACCTTATCAGTTACTTCCTCCTCCCTTATTGTAGTCAAACTATTTGCATGAAACTTCTAAATGAAGTTCATATGGGCAGCAAGCCAGCCAAATCATTAAGgtgagaagaaaacagctcaTCTGCGTGCAGTTGGTTCTTGGCATTAGCTTTACACGTGTGGACAGCTTGTTCTTGAGCACCATGGAAcgacttgggttggaagggacctcaaggatcttcAAGTTCTAacccctgccacaagcagggttgccagctgctagatcaagttgctggggccccatccaacctggcctcacAACATGCGTCCCAGCTGCTGACACCAAGGAACCACAGAGCTGAATACCGTGTTTTAATAACCCTGATCGCTACACCAAATCAGGACTGCTATCAAGTTAACAAGGGCATTTGACACAAAGCTGTCACTTCACGGCCATCTTGCTCTGTGGAGGGGAcagtgcacagcactgcaccttCCTGTGCATCACAGATACTATCAGCACCAACCAACCACCAATTGTTCACAATGCAGCGCATTCTTAAAAAGCTTCTACTCCAGCATCATTCAGACACCAAAACCATTGCAAGACATGACCAAAAGTTCAATACTGGGCCTCTGTTATGCTCTTACTTCCTTCTGagaaacctttctttttttgttagtttaGCACAAATACCTGCACAATCCCCTTTCTGAAATCCTGTTCTCGGCCAGCCCAGCAGCTTCTAGTCCATAAAGTCATGCTTCTTTCAGTGAGGCTGCCTACGCTTCCACAGTCCTCATAACTGTATCTCAGTGCTCTATCATTGTCACGCATAGACTACCTTCTTGAGATAGCAAACTATTATCATGCTAATAAAATGGTCTGAGGAATGAGAAGCACCGGAGGCCTGATCTTTAGAAGCTTTTAATGCGCTGTTTAAATTAAAGGTAACCAGAGGCACTCAGGTTGAGGTGAGGTTAAGGTGTTCAGTGACTCTCACACACTGTATGTCTCACCGCTAGGTCTCTTAAGTCTCAAATCATTGCCTTGACTGCAAAATCAACTCGCTACATCTTGCCATAGCCTAAACCTTGCCTCCAAGATATCTGCTAAACCTCACAGAATAGCAAATGTACATAAAAACACGACACCCTACAATGACCGAATGCTGCAGCAAACGGGTAGCACAAGCAAGTTTCCCAAGGTCGCCTTTCTCCATTAGACGAAGCTCAGGTGCCCAGCAGGCCTCTGCATAGCTCTGAGCGGGCAATGAGGGCTCACCGCGCCGCCTAAGGAGCTGCCCGCGCCAACAGGAAGGCTTCTGCCCTGCAAGCAGCCGTCCTTCATGCAGGAAACGCAACCCGTGGGGCCGGGAACCTTCCGTACAGGAGGCAACCAGCAAAAACCAACGGGGTGCTTGGGAGAAAGACCCGGCCCCATCCCACCAGCCCCTCCCTTAAGGGCTCTTCGGCAAACAAACAGCTCTCGTTCGTTGCCCAGCTGCGAGTACAGGGCTGGCCACCGAGATACAAATAAGGAAGTAAAGAAGAAGAACCTCCTCGAGCGCTCGACTCCTGCACCCTGGGAAGCGCGAGGAAAGCAGAGGGCGGGCCCTTCCTCCATCTTAGGCGCAGACACAACTTACCCGCCGGACGCCTCGGCGCGCTGCTATTGGCGCGCTCCGCCACCGCCTCGTCACGTGGATAGACGAACCCACCTCCTCACCCCGCTGTTGCCGGCGCGCAGCTGTTGggggtggcggcggcggcggcagtGGAATGGCGTTTGCGCATGCGCCGGAGGAGTCGtggcggggcgggcggggcgagGCGGTTCCGGGAGCGCGGGAAGCGGGCGGGAGAATGGGGTGCGCACGCGCCGGCggcaggaggagggggaggtGCCGGGACCCGCACTGCCCCGCCCCGCAGGAAACGGCGCCGCCCGGGCAGCGCTACGCGAGAGGGCGGGGAGGGGCGGCCGGGGCGGGAGGGATAGCGAGGCGAGGGGAGCGCCGGCCGCTTCCGCGCCGTCACTCCGGGACACCGCGGGCCTGTCGCTCCGGCCAGACAGCGGGCCGGCGGCGGGGCAGTCCTTCTCCTGTCCTCCTCGTCCTCTTCATCCCGCGGGGCGGCGGCGATCGCTCGGCCCGTCTTCTCCTCACGCTCCGTGTCAAGCGCGCAGCCCAGCACTTGTTGCCGACGCGATGGGCGCCGGGAGCCCGGTCGTTGCCGCTCGGTAGGCGCTGAGCGAGGCCCTCCCCCGGCGCCTCGGCTCGGATCGGCTGGGCTCATCCCATCCCTCGGAGCGGCCGCGAGGGCGGCGCCCAAGGCGCCGGGCGGCCCCGGCTGCGAGCGGCCCGGCCGGGAGAGGCGCGCCGAGGGACCCCGGCGGCCGCCTCCCATCGCCGCCTGCAGGCCGGCCCCGCGGCGGGAGGAAAGATGTCTTTCTTCAACTTTCGGAAGATCTTCAAGCTGGGCGGcgagaaaaaaaagaagcagtacGAGCACGTCAAGAGAGACCTGAACCCGGAGGAGTTCTGGGAGATCATAGGAGAGCTGGGCGACGGGGCTTTCGGCAAAGTGTTCAAGGTAAGGGCGCCTGGGAGCTGAGCGGCGGCTAGCGCTGAGATGCGCTGAGCTCCCGCAGGTGCGCGCCGCGCCCGGCCCGGGTGCGAGTGACGGGACGGAGCTTCCGCAGCGTCCGGGGACTAAAGATAGAAAAGGCCCCGTGAGCTCATCGGCCGCTGCACCCCGCCCTCCTCGAGTCGTGCGCTTCGCCCGTGTTTTGGTCCCGCGTGCTGATGGCTTCCGTTCTGCTCGGCTGAAGGGCTCCCGAGTGTGaagttggtggtggttttttttttgttttgtttcgtaCGTTTCTGTACGGGAGGAAGGCTGTGGATGTAAAAGCGGCTTGTGCCCCCGTGCATTGCTTATAGGGCCGAGCTCATGTTGCTCTTAATGGGCCTTCTCCTATCTTGTTCCTTACGGAACAGAGTTAAAAGGTCGTGTTACCCCGGTGTCCTTATGTGGCTGAATTCCTGTATTTCCTtacagcttttttcctttgtttcatcATTAAAGGGGTATTTCCAAGGTTTGTCATGTGGGGTTTCTCAAACTAGGcagtgtgaaatgaaaatagatTCAATGCTGTAGGTCTGGTGAGACCGAAGCTTTCAGACCAAACCTTcagctaattattttttctgaatggaGATTGCTGCTCCACATTGGGTTTAGAGATAGCATGGAATGAGTGTCATGGAGGGCGAGCCTGAGAGAGCCAGGGAGCTGACAGGGATTGAGACCCCAGAGCAGGTTCTCGAGACTGGACAAGCCGGCATGAGCATACAGCACTTGCAGTGTTTCTGAAGGCTAATTTGGTCAAGAAACGTTTATTTTTAGAGTACTGTGCTTGAGAGCCAATGAAATCTGGGTACAGAGCTTGCACTCAGAAAACTTGTGCTATTTTTTGTATGTCTATTTTAAGTTTTATTGTATCCTGGTGTTACCTATTTGTAAGTTTGGGCAGAAGTGTGTTGGCACTGAGAATTCCAAATgctgggtgtttttttcccccctaggAGTTTCTGTCTGTATTGCATATTAAGAGTATCTAGTTTATTTTGATGGCTGTGTAAGGCATAGTCTGGGTGTCAGCGTGGAAGATCAAAGATTTCTTTACTAAAAGGACTGCGAAATAAGACTGAAGCTGCTACATCACAAAGCTCAGTGACTTTAAAAGAATAACGTTGTCTCTAAGAGCATTTGCAGAGTGCTCGAGTTTTTCTTGAAACTTCACATGGAGTTTTGATTCCCTTCCTGTCCCTATTATGCTCTGTGCCATAGAGACGACTGGGGGAGCTTtagagaagcagcactgagtgTGTTCTCCCCCACCTCCACGTGcgtttcctctcctctccccaccccTCGTCTCTGGGTGTTTGTAGGCCTGTCAGTCTGGGTACCCAGCTGCGGGTGAAGGTGTCTGAGCAAGAGAAagctttttccttccagtgCGCTTCGTGCACCACAGAACTTTCAAGTTGGGGACTTATATTTGGCTGTGAAATGACACAGTGTGAAGTGGTCATCTTgtattttttgaaattaaaccctcttttaaaaactgtgatAGTAAGAATTACTCATGCGGTTACATAGCTAAACTTGGTGAATGCAGCACGTGTGAGTGCTGACATTGGTATTGAATGCTCCCACAAAATGTTCCCCTTCAGAAAAAGAGtcctgcatttgttttgcttccatCCAGTTTGAGGACAAAGGATTGCAGGCAGGCACTAACTGTACTTGTTTTCCTGCATCTGAGCATGCTTGGCGAGGGACTGTTTCGAAAGCAAGGGTGTGTTACAGTGTTCTTTCTTGGATATACGCCTCTGTTGAGAAACTGCTCTCATAACCTGTTTGATACCTTTTCAAATTTTGGAGTCAAAACTGTtacccagagcagagctgttcaTTTGGAAAGACTTTGTgcttaaataaagcaaaaaagataATACTAATGCCAGCTGCACCTGACAAAAGTAAATCCCTTTGTGTATTATAAAGACTGGAAGCATTCCCTGAAACGTGCTTCATGAACGTGCCTCAGTAGCTTAATCATCTCCATTTCCCATTCCTGTAAGTGGTTAATGGGGTATGAATGACTTCTGCCAAAAAAACAGTGGGAGCACTTTTAGCTGCAGCCTGGTTAGGGGAGGTGATTCAGGAGGCTGCTCTGGAGTCACCAGCCAAACAGTGACTGGGTGTCAGAAGAGATTTCTGCACACTGCCacctctctctttccttcaggAGTAAAATCAGGTTTAGTTGTTTGGCAGTGTTCTTTTTCTGGTTACTCCCAAACTGGAAAATGAATGGGAACCAGTCCGTCTGTTGGTATGGAGAGGTGTGCTGTGTTCCTTGCTGTAACTCTGTAAATGGGACCCGCAGAGGTGAAAATATCTTTGTAATTAAGATCATAGGAGTCACTGTGTGATTATCCTTGCCCTCAGTGTTttagacacacacacaataaAATACACTGTCAGATAGATGAGGCTCTGTATGTGTAAGTTCTCAGTAAGCCATGGGTTGcatggcttgttttttttcctggaaaagtaTTTGGTTTAGTTGTGAGGCTGGCTGGGATGGAAgcatcaaatatttaaataaaagctcAATACCAACTTTTAAGCTGCCCTGACACTCTCATGAAGCTGCCTGATCGTTTTGTTGACATTAGACACGCTGTGCCTTGTGAGATGGGGTTGTATGCACAAGCCTTAAAGGGCACTGAAGGCTTGtgatttgtttccttcttcccaATCAAATAGGAGACTCATGCTGACTTTTGTAATAGCTAAATTACAAGAAGAGCTTATTTCTTCTCaagctgttctcattttctgagGCTTGCTTAGCTCTTGCAACTCATGCATTTGTGTTCACCAACTTCTGAACAATGTTTAGAAGTACTGTTACTTACTCCAAAGCCTTTCAACTCTCGTTGCATGCCCCTCTTGTGTTTGGAGGGGCTGCCTCACTGCAGACTGCCAATAGCAGAGgctcactgctgtgcagcacGCAGCATTTGGCCCTTCTCAGCATCTTCAGAGGTTTtcagactgttttcttttttggtctCAGCTAATGAATAATGGGGTATTTTTTTGTCCTTCGTTTTCCGCACTCTTACAGTTTTTCATTATGAGGTGATGGCCCTTATAAGGAGAATGTTGAGGTTACTTATTATGgactttgtcttttttttaagtgcaggTTGTGAATTATTTAGAATTCTTGACTGGAGTTTTGGGGTTCTGAAAGCCACTGGAGAAGCAGAGATTTCAGTTTGTATTGGGAGTTGCATATCTATCAAAcagctcattttattttaaagattagAAAATCTTATTTGATAAAGCCtgtggagggaagggaagggcaggTTTAGGCTTCTAATGTTCAAATTAATGGTAACCGCTTGCTGTGGAAATGAGTTACATTATTATACCATGTTACATTACTGTGCTTTATATTGGTCTATATGTATCAAATGCCAGTTCAGTGTGTGTAGCAAAGATTGCTTTAAGGTAAATCAGTGTAAGTAACTGTTGAACTGCAGTCGTTCCAAGGAGCCACATGAAGTCTCAGCGGTTTCAAGCTGCTCTCTCCCAGCACAGAAGTTCGTGTTCTGATGGTGCAAGAACAGCCCTTCAAAATGCCCAACATGCTCTGCAGCTTGCTGAAGCTCCTGGCTGAGAATCTTTATTGTACAGTCGCGCATAACTGATTGAAGTGCAGATATCTTCCTGAGTTAACattccaagaaaaataaaatgcttgaactgtatttcagtgaaatctGCCAGCAGGTTTATTTTGGTGCTATGAGTGCTGTGCACCCCAGTGTAAGAGCACTTGTGTTGCAGAGAGACATCGGTTGCGTTGAGTTGGTGTGAGCTCTGAGCCCTTCTCTGAAGATACTCCTCCAAGAAATCTGTGGTCTTTTGGCTGTCGTTGTGATAATTATGGGTACCATCTGTACAAATATACTGATTTCAGGTCTTCTGGGGGAACACACAGTAGCAGAATATACAACGGTACACAGTATAAGATACGAAGTACCCTATGTGTTTATAGGGAAAATACATGGTATGCATACACAC from Lagopus muta isolate bLagMut1 chromosome 5, bLagMut1 primary, whole genome shotgun sequence includes the following:
- the LOC125693688 gene encoding LOW QUALITY PROTEIN: serine/arginine repetitive matrix protein 1-like (The sequence of the model RefSeq protein was modified relative to this genomic sequence to represent the inferred CDS: inserted 2 bases in 1 codon; deleted 2 bases in 1 codon), with the protein product MGGGRRGPSARLSRPGRSQPGPPGALGAALAAAPRDGMSPADPSRGAGGGPRSAPTERQRPGSRRPSRRQQVLGCALDTEREEKTGRAIAAAPRDEEDEEDRRRTAPPPARCLAGATGPRCPGVTARKRPALPSPRYPSRPGRPSPPSRVALPGRRRFLRGGAVRVPAPPPPPAAGACAPHSPARFPRSRNRLAPPAPPRLLRRMRKRHSTAAAAAPQQLRAGNSGVRRWVXVYPRDEAVAERANSSAPRRPAGCRSRALEEVLLLYFLICISVASPVLAAGQRTRAVCLPKSP